A region from the Triticum aestivum cultivar Chinese Spring chromosome 3D, IWGSC CS RefSeq v2.1, whole genome shotgun sequence genome encodes:
- the LOC123077112 gene encoding putative disease resistance protein RGA4 isoform X2, whose protein sequence is MAAILGSLLGSCASKLQNIITDEAILILGVEEDLREVLQQVELIQCCIYDAEKRRTKELAVNNWLGQLRDVIYDVDEILDVARCKGSKLLPDDPSSSSSNAAACKGLSVSSCFCNIWSRRDVAVRIRSLNKKIVNILKDTVFLTLNTGMQPTRNGPTSKLIRSSNLVEPNLVGKEIIYSSKKLVDLVVAHKESKSYKLAIVGTGGVGKTTLAQKIYNNQKIKGSFKMQAWICVSQDYNEVTLLKEVLRTIGVHHEQGETITELQRKLAETIEGKSFFLVLDDVWHSNVWMDLLRPAFALHETTSGVILLTTRDDQITRRIGVEHTHRVDLMSVEVGWELLWKSMNIEEEKEVQNLRNTGIEIVRKCGHLPLAIKVTASALASRDLTENEWKKYLGKYAGSQNMLLDEIEGALYLSYDELTHRLKQCFLYCALYAEDSIIEREEVTRLWIAEGFIEEQQGQLLEDIAEEYYYELIHRNLLQPDINSFDQAECKMHDLLRQLALNISREECSVGDVELLSGENMSKLRRITAVIKKDMLVLPRVDKVDVKVRTFITIKGATRIEDTLFKRFLLLRVLVLNYTLVQSIPGYIGKLIHLRLLNLDYTGISCLPDSIGSLKNLQVLSLKWCHDLHGLPLAMTLLCSLRCLDLFGTEINQVPKGMGKVKLLTYLGDYPVGDGSENAVIQDGWNLEELSSLTQMRYLSLVKLERAAHCSTNAVLTDKKHLKELMLEWTGRGEGPYSEEHVSNAEKVFEQLIPPPNLEDLCIFGFFGRRFATWFGTTYLSSLIYLKLIDVRSCVHLPPIWQLANLKYLRIEGAHAVTKVGPEFVGCKKGDPVCDELVAFPKLEWLIFQDMPNWEEWSFFEEEVAAADGRGEDGAAEIRKEDAQPARVRLLPRLLKLQLHGCPKLRDLPQQLGKDTACLKVLSLVGLNNLKAVEDRPVPCELLVIDACEGLEKVSNLPRVTELHPRTGGAVLFGWQSTSHTKLGKPVHAKAVAAIQEHKPGVRDEGLEFGRMAKDDEASGAQVRLEAAMCEKCDLSSMNGQALFPCSGAEEHL, encoded by the exons ATGGCGGCCATACTTGGATCTTTGCTTGGATCATGTGCCAGTAAGTTGCAAAATATCATTACAGATGAGGCCATACTAATCCTTGGGGTGGAAGAAGATCTCAGAGAAGTCCTGCAGCAAGTAGAACTAATACAGTGTTGCATATATGATGCTGAGAAAAGGAGGACCAAAGAGCTAGCAGTAAACAATTGGCTCGGCCAACTGAGAGATGTTATATATGATGTTGATGAAATCCTGGACGTGGCTAGGTGTAAAGGAAGCAAGCTACTGCCCGACGATccttcatcatcatcaagcaatGCGGCTGCATGTAAAGGCCTCTCAGTTTCCTCTTGCTTTTGTAACATCTGGTCACGCCGTGATGTTGCTGTTCGGATTAGAAGCCTCAACAAAAAAATAGTAAACATTTTAAAGGACACGGTATTCTTAACACTCAACACTGGTATGCAGCCTACCAGAAATGGTCCAACATCCAAACTGATAAGAAGCTCCAACCTTGTTGAGCCCAACCTTGTGGGGAAGGAGATCATATATTCTAGCAAGAAGCTGGTGGACTTAGTTGTTGCACATAAGGAAAGTAAGTCTTACAAGCTTGCTATTGTTGGAACAGGAGGAGTTGGTAAGACAACACTAGCTCAGAAAATATACAATAACCAAAAAATTAAAGGAAGCTTCAAGATGCAAGCATGGATTTGTGTTTCACAAGACTACAATGAAGTAACTCTTCTTAAAGAGGTTCTCCGGACTATTGGTGTGCATCATGAGCAAGGTGAAACCATAACAGAGCTCCAGAGGAAGCTTGCAGAAACAATTGAAGGGAAGAGTTTCTTTCTGGTTCTAGATGATGTCTGGCATTCCAATGTATGGATGGATCTATTAAGGCCTGCATTTGCATTACATGAAACAACATCCGGAGTAATATTGTTAACCACACGAGATGATCAAATTACAAGGAGGATAGGTGTAGAGCATACCCATCGAGTTGATCTCATGTCTGTAGAGGTGGGATGGGAGCTACTTTGGAAGAGCATGAACATTGAGGAAGAGAAAGAAGTGCAGAATTTAAGAAACACGGGAATTGAGATTGTTCGTAAATGTGGTCACCTCCCTCTTGCAATCAAGGTTACCGCTAGTGCTTTGGCAAGCAGAGATCTAACGGAGAATGAGTGGAAAAAGTATTTGGGCAAATATGCTGGTTCCCAGAACATGCTCTTGGATGAAATAGAAGGAGCTTTGTATCTAAGCTATGATGAGTTAACACATCGTCTGAAGCAGTGTTTCCTTTATTGTGCTTTGTATGCTGAAGATTCTATCATTGAGCGTGAAGAAGTTACCAGGTTATGGATTGCTGAAGGATTCATCGAGGAGCAGCAAGGCCAACTACTAGAAGACATAGCAGAAGAGTACTACTACGAGCTAATACATCGGAATCTCCTCCAGCCAGATATTAACAGTTTTGACCAGGCTGAATGCAAAATGCATGACCTCTTGAGGCAGCTTGCTTTAAATATATCAAGAGAAGAATGTTCTGTTGGAGATGTTGAATTATTAAGCGGTGAAAATATGTCAAAACTGCGACGTATTACTGCTGTTATTAAGAAGGATATGTTGGTGTTACCTAGAGTGGATAAGGTGGATGTTAAGGTGAGGACTTTCATAACTATTAAGGGTGCAACGAGAATTGAGGATACATTGTTCAAGAGATTCCTCCTCCTTCGTGTTTTAGTACTGAATTACACACTTGTACAAAGCATTCCAGGCTATATAGGAAAATTGATACATCTACGTCTACTTAATCTGGATTATACTGGCATATCTTGTCTTCCGGACTCCATTGGCTCCCTAAAGAACCTTCAAGTACTGAGCCTGAAATGGTGTCATGATCTGCACGGTCTTCCTTTGGCAATGACCCTGTTGTGCAGTTTAAGATGCCTTGATCTTTTTGGCACAGAAATAAATCAGGTTCCAAAAGGCATGGGGAAAGTGAAGCTCCTCACTTATTTAGGAGATTATCCTGTTGGTGATGGAAGTGAGAATGCTGTTATACAAGATGGATGGAACTTGGAAGAGTTGTCTTCTCTGACGCAGATGAGGTATCTTTCTCTTGTTAAATTGGAAAGAGCAGCTCACTGCAGTACAAATGCAGTGCTTACGGACAAAAAACATCTAAAAGAACTAATGCTAGAGTGGACTGGACGTGGAGAGGGACCATATTCAGAAGAACATGTCAGCAATGCTGAGAAGGTCTTTGAGCAGCTAATACCTCCACCGAACCTGGAAGACCTATGTATTTTTGGATTCTTTGGTCGGCGGTTTGCCACCTGGTTTGGTACCACCTATTTGTCTTCATTAATATACTTGAAACTCATAGATGTACGATCATGTGTGCATCTTCCACCCATCTGGCAGCTAGCCAACTTGAAATATCTGAGAATTGAGGGAGCACATGCAGTAACCAAGGTTGGACCTGAATTTGTTGGTTGCAAGAAGGGTGATCCTGTATGCGATGAGTTGGTTGCTTTCCCAAAACTTGAATGGTTGATCTTCCAAGATATGCCCAACTGGGAGGAGTGGTCTTTTTTTGAGGAAGAAGTTGCTGCTGCTGATGGACGGGGAGAGGATGGAGCTGCTGAGATTCGAAAAGAGGATGCCCAACCTGCAAGGGTGCGACTGTTGCCTCGTTTGTTGAAATTGCAACTTCACGGTTGCCCAAAGCTGAGGGATCTCCCGCAACAGCTTGGAAAGGACACCGCCTGTTTGAAGGTGCTTAGTTTAGTAGGACTAAACAACTTGAAGGCCGTGGAGGACCGCCCAGTGCCCTGTGAGCTCCTTGTTATTGACGCTTGTGAAGGCCTGGAGAAGGTCTCCAACCTCCCTCGTGTGACAGAACTGCAT CCTAGGACTGGTGGTGCGGTTCTTTTCGGCTGGCAAAGCACGAGTCATACCAAGCTGGGGAAGCCTGTCCATGCTAAAGCTGT TGCGGCGATCCAGGAGCACAAGCCCGGAGTGAGGGACGAAGGTCTGGAATTTGGGCGAATGGCGAAAGATGACGAAGCCAGTGGTGCTCAAGTACGTCTTGAAGCAGCTATGTGTGAGAAGTGTGATCTATCATCTATGAATGGGCAAGCTCTGTTTCCCTGCAGTGGAGCTGAAGAACATCTATGA
- the LOC123077112 gene encoding putative disease resistance protein RGA4 isoform X1 produces MAAILGSLLGSCASKLQNIITDEAILILGVEEDLREVLQQVELIQCCIYDAEKRRTKELAVNNWLGQLRDVIYDVDEILDVARCKGSKLLPDDPSSSSSNAAACKGLSVSSCFCNIWSRRDVAVRIRSLNKKIVNILKDTVFLTLNTGMQPTRNGPTSKLIRSSNLVEPNLVGKEIIYSSKKLVDLVVAHKESKSYKLAIVGTGGVGKTTLAQKIYNNQKIKGSFKMQAWICVSQDYNEVTLLKEVLRTIGVHHEQGETITELQRKLAETIEGKSFFLVLDDVWHSNVWMDLLRPAFALHETTSGVILLTTRDDQITRRIGVEHTHRVDLMSVEVGWELLWKSMNIEEEKEVQNLRNTGIEIVRKCGHLPLAIKVTASALASRDLTENEWKKYLGKYAGSQNMLLDEIEGALYLSYDELTHRLKQCFLYCALYAEDSIIEREEVTRLWIAEGFIEEQQGQLLEDIAEEYYYELIHRNLLQPDINSFDQAECKMHDLLRQLALNISREECSVGDVELLSGENMSKLRRITAVIKKDMLVLPRVDKVDVKVRTFITIKGATRIEDTLFKRFLLLRVLVLNYTLVQSIPGYIGKLIHLRLLNLDYTGISCLPDSIGSLKNLQVLSLKWCHDLHGLPLAMTLLCSLRCLDLFGTEINQVPKGMGKVKLLTYLGDYPVGDGSENAVIQDGWNLEELSSLTQMRYLSLVKLERAAHCSTNAVLTDKKHLKELMLEWTGRGEGPYSEEHVSNAEKVFEQLIPPPNLEDLCIFGFFGRRFATWFGTTYLSSLIYLKLIDVRSCVHLPPIWQLANLKYLRIEGAHAVTKVGPEFVGCKKGDPVCDELVAFPKLEWLIFQDMPNWEEWSFFEEEVAAADGRGEDGAAEIRKEDAQPARVRLLPRLLKLQLHGCPKLRDLPQQLGKDTACLKVLSLVGLNNLKAVEDRPVPCELLVIDACEGLEKVSNLPRVTELHVGGCPNLSHVEGLGSLRQLGVDKDMQKISSCWLHGLQEQHQRLHGEDLDIYTLFRE; encoded by the coding sequence ATGGCGGCCATACTTGGATCTTTGCTTGGATCATGTGCCAGTAAGTTGCAAAATATCATTACAGATGAGGCCATACTAATCCTTGGGGTGGAAGAAGATCTCAGAGAAGTCCTGCAGCAAGTAGAACTAATACAGTGTTGCATATATGATGCTGAGAAAAGGAGGACCAAAGAGCTAGCAGTAAACAATTGGCTCGGCCAACTGAGAGATGTTATATATGATGTTGATGAAATCCTGGACGTGGCTAGGTGTAAAGGAAGCAAGCTACTGCCCGACGATccttcatcatcatcaagcaatGCGGCTGCATGTAAAGGCCTCTCAGTTTCCTCTTGCTTTTGTAACATCTGGTCACGCCGTGATGTTGCTGTTCGGATTAGAAGCCTCAACAAAAAAATAGTAAACATTTTAAAGGACACGGTATTCTTAACACTCAACACTGGTATGCAGCCTACCAGAAATGGTCCAACATCCAAACTGATAAGAAGCTCCAACCTTGTTGAGCCCAACCTTGTGGGGAAGGAGATCATATATTCTAGCAAGAAGCTGGTGGACTTAGTTGTTGCACATAAGGAAAGTAAGTCTTACAAGCTTGCTATTGTTGGAACAGGAGGAGTTGGTAAGACAACACTAGCTCAGAAAATATACAATAACCAAAAAATTAAAGGAAGCTTCAAGATGCAAGCATGGATTTGTGTTTCACAAGACTACAATGAAGTAACTCTTCTTAAAGAGGTTCTCCGGACTATTGGTGTGCATCATGAGCAAGGTGAAACCATAACAGAGCTCCAGAGGAAGCTTGCAGAAACAATTGAAGGGAAGAGTTTCTTTCTGGTTCTAGATGATGTCTGGCATTCCAATGTATGGATGGATCTATTAAGGCCTGCATTTGCATTACATGAAACAACATCCGGAGTAATATTGTTAACCACACGAGATGATCAAATTACAAGGAGGATAGGTGTAGAGCATACCCATCGAGTTGATCTCATGTCTGTAGAGGTGGGATGGGAGCTACTTTGGAAGAGCATGAACATTGAGGAAGAGAAAGAAGTGCAGAATTTAAGAAACACGGGAATTGAGATTGTTCGTAAATGTGGTCACCTCCCTCTTGCAATCAAGGTTACCGCTAGTGCTTTGGCAAGCAGAGATCTAACGGAGAATGAGTGGAAAAAGTATTTGGGCAAATATGCTGGTTCCCAGAACATGCTCTTGGATGAAATAGAAGGAGCTTTGTATCTAAGCTATGATGAGTTAACACATCGTCTGAAGCAGTGTTTCCTTTATTGTGCTTTGTATGCTGAAGATTCTATCATTGAGCGTGAAGAAGTTACCAGGTTATGGATTGCTGAAGGATTCATCGAGGAGCAGCAAGGCCAACTACTAGAAGACATAGCAGAAGAGTACTACTACGAGCTAATACATCGGAATCTCCTCCAGCCAGATATTAACAGTTTTGACCAGGCTGAATGCAAAATGCATGACCTCTTGAGGCAGCTTGCTTTAAATATATCAAGAGAAGAATGTTCTGTTGGAGATGTTGAATTATTAAGCGGTGAAAATATGTCAAAACTGCGACGTATTACTGCTGTTATTAAGAAGGATATGTTGGTGTTACCTAGAGTGGATAAGGTGGATGTTAAGGTGAGGACTTTCATAACTATTAAGGGTGCAACGAGAATTGAGGATACATTGTTCAAGAGATTCCTCCTCCTTCGTGTTTTAGTACTGAATTACACACTTGTACAAAGCATTCCAGGCTATATAGGAAAATTGATACATCTACGTCTACTTAATCTGGATTATACTGGCATATCTTGTCTTCCGGACTCCATTGGCTCCCTAAAGAACCTTCAAGTACTGAGCCTGAAATGGTGTCATGATCTGCACGGTCTTCCTTTGGCAATGACCCTGTTGTGCAGTTTAAGATGCCTTGATCTTTTTGGCACAGAAATAAATCAGGTTCCAAAAGGCATGGGGAAAGTGAAGCTCCTCACTTATTTAGGAGATTATCCTGTTGGTGATGGAAGTGAGAATGCTGTTATACAAGATGGATGGAACTTGGAAGAGTTGTCTTCTCTGACGCAGATGAGGTATCTTTCTCTTGTTAAATTGGAAAGAGCAGCTCACTGCAGTACAAATGCAGTGCTTACGGACAAAAAACATCTAAAAGAACTAATGCTAGAGTGGACTGGACGTGGAGAGGGACCATATTCAGAAGAACATGTCAGCAATGCTGAGAAGGTCTTTGAGCAGCTAATACCTCCACCGAACCTGGAAGACCTATGTATTTTTGGATTCTTTGGTCGGCGGTTTGCCACCTGGTTTGGTACCACCTATTTGTCTTCATTAATATACTTGAAACTCATAGATGTACGATCATGTGTGCATCTTCCACCCATCTGGCAGCTAGCCAACTTGAAATATCTGAGAATTGAGGGAGCACATGCAGTAACCAAGGTTGGACCTGAATTTGTTGGTTGCAAGAAGGGTGATCCTGTATGCGATGAGTTGGTTGCTTTCCCAAAACTTGAATGGTTGATCTTCCAAGATATGCCCAACTGGGAGGAGTGGTCTTTTTTTGAGGAAGAAGTTGCTGCTGCTGATGGACGGGGAGAGGATGGAGCTGCTGAGATTCGAAAAGAGGATGCCCAACCTGCAAGGGTGCGACTGTTGCCTCGTTTGTTGAAATTGCAACTTCACGGTTGCCCAAAGCTGAGGGATCTCCCGCAACAGCTTGGAAAGGACACCGCCTGTTTGAAGGTGCTTAGTTTAGTAGGACTAAACAACTTGAAGGCCGTGGAGGACCGCCCAGTGCCCTGTGAGCTCCTTGTTATTGACGCTTGTGAAGGCCTGGAGAAGGTCTCCAACCTCCCTCGTGTGACAGAACTGCATGTAGGTGGTTGTCCAAACTTAAGCCATGTAGAGGGGCTGGGCAGTTTGCGGCAACTAGGGGTGGACAAGGATATGCAAAAGATCTCTTCATGCTGGTTGCATGGGCTTCAAGAGCAGCACCAACGACTTCATGGCGAAGATCTGGATATCTATACTCTGTTTAGGGAGTAG